The Methylomarinum vadi genome has a window encoding:
- a CDS encoding glycosyltransferase, whose product MKRPGIIVFSSLFPSAKRPGAGLFIRERMFRVGEHLPIVVVSPVPWFPLQNLIRYWKPNFRPQPASMEEQDGVKVLFPRFFSIPGLLKAWDGFFMALGSWFLLRKLKNQYGFGLIDAHFAYPDGYAASLLGQWLRMPVTITLRGTEVPHAKEAGKRKRIVKALNRASQVFSVAGSLKNHVVAMGADENKVEVVGNGIDINKFNPLDKKQAREQLGLPEAAKVIVSVGALVERKGFHRVLESMPGLLEQFPGLIYLIVGGDSPEGGIRSRLEAQTASLNLQEHVRFLGALPPEELKLPLSAADVFVLATANEGWANVFLEAMACGLPVVTTDVGGNREVVNGPELGVIAPFGDRDALAGALVEALKRDWDKDKIIDYAKANQWDNRVAVLVNHFQRILNN is encoded by the coding sequence ATGAAACGTCCCGGCATCATCGTTTTTTCATCTCTGTTTCCCAGCGCTAAACGGCCGGGAGCAGGTTTGTTTATCCGGGAGCGTATGTTTCGGGTCGGTGAGCATCTGCCCATCGTTGTGGTTTCCCCGGTTCCCTGGTTTCCGTTACAAAACCTCATCCGCTATTGGAAGCCGAATTTTCGGCCTCAACCGGCTTCGATGGAAGAACAAGACGGCGTTAAGGTTTTATTTCCGCGTTTTTTCTCTATTCCAGGATTGTTAAAGGCGTGGGATGGTTTTTTTATGGCTTTGGGTTCATGGTTTTTGCTGCGTAAATTAAAAAATCAGTATGGTTTCGGTCTCATTGACGCCCATTTCGCCTATCCCGATGGTTATGCCGCTTCGTTGTTGGGGCAATGGTTGAGAATGCCTGTCACCATTACATTGCGAGGGACGGAAGTCCCTCATGCCAAGGAAGCGGGCAAACGCAAACGCATAGTGAAGGCTTTGAATAGGGCCTCTCAAGTGTTTTCGGTCGCCGGTTCCTTAAAAAATCATGTCGTCGCGATGGGTGCCGATGAGAACAAGGTTGAAGTCGTCGGGAACGGTATCGATATCAACAAATTCAATCCGCTCGACAAAAAACAGGCTAGGGAACAACTAGGTCTGCCTGAAGCGGCAAAAGTCATTGTCTCGGTTGGCGCGCTCGTGGAACGAAAAGGATTTCATCGTGTGCTGGAGTCGATGCCGGGATTACTGGAACAATTTCCCGGTCTTATCTATTTAATCGTCGGCGGAGACAGCCCGGAAGGCGGCATACGCTCACGTCTGGAAGCGCAAACGGCGTCATTGAACTTGCAAGAACATGTCCGTTTCCTAGGCGCGTTACCGCCGGAGGAATTGAAGCTCCCTTTGTCCGCCGCCGATGTATTCGTATTGGCAACGGCCAACGAGGGCTGGGCCAATGTCTTTTTGGAGGCGATGGCTTGCGGGTTGCCCGTTGTTACCACCGATGTGGGCGGTAATCGGGAGGTCGTCAATGGCCCGGAATTGGGCGTCATTGCCCCTTTTGGCGATCGCGATGCCCTGGCCGGTGCGCTTGTCGAAGCATTAAAACGCGATTGGGACAAAGATAAAATCATCGACTATGCCAAAGCAAACCAATGGGACAATAGAGTCGCCGTATTGGTCAACCACTTTCAGCGAATTTTAAACAATTAA
- a CDS encoding asparagine synthetase B family protein, giving the protein MSFLSGWVNTSINDQGSRDLLQRLAASMAGKQPAVDINTSEFHSLCSECDKTHNEQGLIFVDVSEGGNNPNRSQIISRYRQTGRSFLTDFAPQLPFILIDEQRRTLILATDPIGISHIYYALTPSGLVFGGSADRVIVHPDIGSEISEQSVYDYVYFHHCPSPNTIYRQVKKLETGQALIYQDGKVELEYYWQPEFKEDSQFNTEDAAERLRYSLIAAVKQQADNVDNTGAFLSGGLDSSSVAGALAQVFPGKARTFTMGFPVEGYDEIEYAREAVKHFNTQQYEYYLTPDDCVSTIPAIAAYYDEPFGNSSALAAYFCAKMAKENGIDVLLAGDGGDEIFAGNERYAKQLLFEKYWRLPAVARSVLKNGLYHLPGLLLKNKILFKAKRYVEQAEVTLPDRLQDYNFLHRHAAAEIFADDFVQQIDTGLPLQTLRDCYRRPGQATALNRMLFMDWKTTLHDNDLVKVNKMCEMAGVEVRYPMLDPQVVDLSCAVPSEIKLKNGQLRWFYKQAMRDFLPERIINKSKHGFGLPFGIWLKDHQPLKELAYDSIHALKKRGYFRTEFLDHAVHMHQTIHAAYYGELIWILMMLELWFQAKQSKRS; this is encoded by the coding sequence ATGAGTTTTCTATCTGGCTGGGTAAATACCTCAATCAACGACCAAGGGTCGAGAGACCTGTTGCAGCGCCTTGCGGCCTCCATGGCAGGGAAACAACCCGCGGTAGACATTAACACTTCGGAATTTCACTCGCTTTGTTCGGAGTGCGATAAAACCCATAACGAACAAGGGCTCATTTTCGTCGATGTCAGTGAGGGAGGAAATAATCCGAACCGTTCCCAAATCATTTCCCGCTATCGGCAAACGGGGCGGAGTTTTCTGACGGATTTCGCGCCGCAATTGCCGTTCATCCTGATTGACGAGCAGCGGCGGACATTGATTTTGGCCACCGACCCCATCGGTATTTCGCATATTTATTATGCCCTTACTCCTTCCGGCCTGGTATTCGGCGGTTCGGCCGATCGGGTGATTGTCCATCCGGACATCGGTTCGGAGATTTCGGAGCAAAGTGTCTATGATTACGTGTATTTCCACCATTGCCCCAGCCCGAACACCATTTATCGCCAGGTGAAAAAACTGGAGACCGGTCAAGCCCTGATCTATCAGGATGGCAAGGTGGAACTCGAATATTATTGGCAACCGGAGTTCAAAGAAGATTCCCAGTTTAATACGGAGGATGCCGCGGAACGGTTAAGGTATAGCTTAATTGCCGCAGTGAAACAGCAAGCCGATAACGTCGACAATACTGGAGCATTCCTAAGCGGGGGATTGGACAGTTCCAGTGTCGCTGGAGCTTTAGCTCAGGTATTCCCAGGTAAGGCTCGGACTTTTACGATGGGGTTTCCTGTGGAAGGGTACGACGAAATCGAATACGCTCGCGAGGCCGTAAAACATTTCAATACTCAGCAATATGAGTATTATCTGACGCCCGACGATTGCGTCTCTACAATTCCCGCCATTGCCGCCTACTATGACGAGCCGTTCGGCAATTCCTCCGCCTTGGCGGCTTATTTTTGCGCCAAAATGGCGAAAGAAAACGGCATTGATGTTTTGCTGGCGGGTGACGGGGGCGACGAAATTTTCGCCGGAAACGAACGTTATGCCAAGCAACTGTTGTTCGAAAAATATTGGCGGCTCCCCGCCGTTGCCAGGAGCGTTTTAAAAAACGGCCTTTACCACCTCCCCGGCTTATTGCTGAAGAATAAGATTCTGTTCAAGGCCAAACGCTATGTCGAACAGGCCGAGGTGACCCTGCCCGATCGTTTGCAGGATTACAATTTCCTGCATCGGCATGCCGCCGCTGAAATATTCGCCGATGATTTCGTGCAACAAATCGATACCGGTTTGCCTTTACAGACCTTACGCGATTGTTATCGCCGTCCGGGGCAGGCGACGGCATTGAACCGCATGCTGTTCATGGATTGGAAAACCACCCTGCATGACAACGACCTGGTCAAGGTCAACAAAATGTGCGAAATGGCCGGCGTCGAAGTACGTTATCCGATGTTGGATCCTCAAGTGGTCGATTTGTCCTGCGCGGTTCCTTCCGAAATCAAGCTGAAAAACGGCCAGCTACGCTGGTTTTATAAGCAAGCCATGCGCGATTTCCTGCCGGAACGAATCATCAATAAATCGAAGCATGGTTTTGGCTTGCCTTTCGGGATTTGGTTGAAAGACCATCAACCTCTGAAAGAATTGGCCTACGACAGCATCCACGCGCTGAAAAAGAGAGGATATTTCCGGACCGAATTTCTCGATCACGCCGTACACATGCATCAGACGATTCATGCCGCCTATTATGGCGAATTGATCTGGATTTTGATGATGCTGGAGCTTTGGTTTCAAGCGAAGCAAAGCAAGCGTTCTTGA
- a CDS encoding DUF2490 domain-containing protein has protein sequence MKNIKRTVIAGAVLAASHSISAQAADQNDMFGVWGSATLKGDFKALSPKLDKLHWLIMNQSRTREDSPNGSRFTENLLFSQIGYQLNKNASLWLGYTHDWIHPLNKASYQESRPYVDFVWNQALGDFKFTSRTRFEDRINQTTGNEGYRSRQLFQVNHDLPFLEGLSAYLGDEFMFYMNQTDWGKQGFTENRIFSGLSYQVTDHVGLDLGYMGQFVDKKTGNNLFTHNLQANISYKF, from the coding sequence ATGAAAAACATCAAAAGGACTGTTATTGCCGGTGCGGTATTGGCCGCCTCACATTCCATCTCCGCTCAGGCCGCAGACCAGAACGACATGTTCGGGGTCTGGGGCTCGGCGACCCTGAAAGGCGATTTCAAGGCCCTGTCGCCCAAGCTCGATAAACTCCATTGGTTGATCATGAACCAGAGCCGGACCCGCGAGGACTCGCCTAATGGCTCGCGCTTCACCGAAAACCTGCTGTTCAGCCAGATCGGCTACCAATTGAACAAAAATGCGTCGTTATGGTTGGGTTATACCCACGACTGGATACACCCGCTAAATAAAGCGTCATACCAGGAAAGCCGCCCTTACGTCGATTTTGTCTGGAACCAGGCCTTGGGCGATTTCAAATTCACCAGCCGGACCCGTTTCGAGGACCGGATCAACCAGACCACCGGCAACGAGGGTTATCGTTCGCGGCAATTATTCCAGGTCAACCATGACCTGCCCTTTTTGGAGGGGTTGAGCGCCTATCTTGGCGATGAATTCATGTTTTATATGAATCAAACCGACTGGGGCAAGCAAGGCTTCACCGAAAACCGGATTTTCAGCGGTTTGAGTTACCAGGTAACCGACCATGTCGGTTTGGACCTGGGCTATATGGGGCAATTTGTGGATAAAAAAACCGGCAATAACCTGTTTACCCATAACCTGCAGGCCAATATCAGCTATAAATTCTAA
- a CDS encoding proton-conducting transporter transmembrane domain-containing protein produces MNLLLLASQFVPLLGLIVLLLTKNDEHTIARISYRFTFLLGACIVSLLLLWADAGFPRHEYEWFTLYAAGDYRFPILFYLDGIGAAYLFCVWAIFSVIVKYCRVYLHRESGYKRFFLTIFAFVFGLNLVILSGSIDMLFAGWEIVGISSFLLIAFYRHRVQPIRNALRAYTIYRFCDVGLLLGAWMSHLLFHDSQHFSQLATLFDNEAMPPAGYASLLSLSVLILTAATGKSAQFPFCFWLPRAMEGPTPSSAIFYGALSVHLGVFLLLRTTPIWTYHYLTRFIVFVIGLLTVIVANIAEKSQSNIKGQIAYASITQVGFMFMEMALGLETLVVIHFLGNAFLRCYQLLVSPSIVAHLLRVESSADFDFYIQQRTRFEFLPASLRDTLPEVLQNTLYVFSLQEGNLEHWVRSLLWDPLKRIGSRINGMKLWFKVVNAGAGFALFLLVIEGTGVDSKFLALPLAVFMVLASLSAFSLKHRPFGVWNAIGLSSSLAGLAVWFLNPDAGYDIAIFAGGIIPSWLLGLVVLAKLLKNDNFADSPFAYRALAETQPTLSLLLFLSFLGLIGFPITPAFLGEDLLLSHASGHDPWFALPITIAFVINGIAAARVFQRLCMGRPSELNVTLPKTQSEEQHALETTNPHTA; encoded by the coding sequence ATGAATTTATTACTGCTTGCCAGCCAATTCGTCCCCTTATTGGGGTTGATCGTGCTGTTGCTGACGAAAAACGACGAACACACCATTGCCAGGATCAGCTACCGTTTTACCTTTCTGCTCGGCGCCTGCATCGTCTCGTTGTTGTTGCTGTGGGCCGATGCCGGTTTTCCCCGGCATGAATACGAATGGTTCACCCTGTACGCCGCCGGCGATTACCGTTTCCCGATCCTGTTTTACCTGGACGGAATCGGCGCCGCCTATCTGTTTTGCGTATGGGCGATATTTTCGGTCATCGTCAAATATTGCCGCGTCTATTTACATCGCGAAAGCGGCTACAAACGCTTTTTCCTGACTATCTTCGCCTTCGTCTTCGGCCTGAACCTGGTGATATTGTCCGGCTCGATCGACATGCTGTTCGCCGGTTGGGAAATCGTCGGCATCTCCTCGTTTCTGCTGATCGCCTTTTACCGTCATCGCGTGCAGCCGATCCGCAATGCCTTGCGCGCCTATACCATCTATCGGTTCTGCGATGTCGGCTTGTTGTTGGGCGCCTGGATGAGCCATCTGTTGTTTCACGACAGCCAACATTTCAGCCAACTGGCGACGTTATTCGACAATGAGGCCATGCCCCCGGCCGGCTATGCCTCGCTGTTGTCGCTCTCGGTCCTGATTTTGACCGCGGCCACCGGTAAATCGGCGCAATTCCCCTTCTGTTTCTGGTTACCCAGGGCCATGGAAGGCCCGACCCCTTCCAGCGCGATCTTTTACGGCGCGCTGTCGGTGCATCTGGGCGTATTCCTGCTGCTGCGCACGACGCCGATCTGGACCTACCATTATCTCACCCGCTTCATCGTGTTCGTCATCGGTTTGTTGACCGTTATCGTGGCCAACATCGCGGAGAAATCGCAATCGAACATCAAGGGCCAAATCGCCTATGCCTCGATTACCCAGGTCGGATTCATGTTCATGGAGATGGCGTTGGGATTGGAAACGCTGGTGGTGATCCATTTTCTCGGCAACGCCTTTTTGCGCTGCTATCAATTGCTGGTTTCGCCGTCGATCGTCGCGCACTTGTTGCGGGTGGAAAGTTCGGCCGATTTCGACTTTTACATTCAACAAAGAACCCGCTTCGAATTTTTACCCGCGTCGCTCCGCGATACCCTGCCGGAAGTGCTGCAAAACACGTTATATGTGTTTTCCCTGCAGGAAGGTAATCTGGAACACTGGGTACGTTCGCTGTTATGGGACCCGTTGAAACGCATCGGCTCCAGGATCAACGGCATGAAACTTTGGTTCAAAGTCGTGAACGCCGGGGCCGGCTTTGCCTTGTTCCTTCTTGTCATCGAAGGCACCGGCGTCGACAGCAAATTTCTGGCCCTGCCGCTGGCCGTGTTCATGGTGCTCGCTTCATTGAGCGCCTTCAGCCTGAAACACCGTCCGTTCGGCGTCTGGAATGCCATCGGCCTGAGCTCGTCCTTGGCGGGCTTGGCGGTGTGGTTTCTGAATCCCGACGCCGGTTACGATATTGCCATTTTCGCCGGCGGCATTATTCCTTCCTGGTTGCTTGGCCTGGTGGTGTTGGCGAAACTGTTGAAAAACGATAATTTCGCCGACTCGCCGTTCGCTTATCGGGCCTTGGCGGAAACGCAACCTACATTGTCGCTATTGCTGTTCCTAAGCTTCCTCGGCCTGATCGGCTTTCCGATCACGCCGGCGTTTCTTGGCGAAGATTTGTTGTTATCCCATGCCAGCGGCCACGACCCCTGGTTCGCCCTACCGATTACCATCGCCTTCGTCATCAATGGTATCGCCGCCGCGCGCGTCTTCCAACGCTTGTGCATGGGCAGACCCAGCGAACTCAATGTCACGCTGCCGAAAACGCAAAGCGAGGAGCAACATGCGCTCGAAACCACGAATCCTCATACGGCTTGA
- a CDS encoding YbcC family protein, with translation MNNREQPENTEHSSIGNRSAAFDIAGAIEHIAHWLPTQGPIKDFIHHNTLHAVQHLPFHEGVAVAAKVFGARSYLPLAEYQAMYRNGRIKDFAIDWALQHTGYAEEAQRQLRERLFAHDDVSHYPPLSLANHGIRNAWINRLEVDLNSLAHPVVFRLLSNFLDQGISRWSLAKDGERFWECVLRLAQNSLLPLYPLNEPGIRELLSDNAEDVINSCLDKIVGDPTLYQQYVLEMQLAHPGWSGMVRIIEQTPEALLSRREISLKEMIALELAVELAFILKKKGLHFPRVGDMPQLNDVPLLKNGALRPKIPQHLKVWHEAMEWSLHSELLQALKDEPKPENGEKSQPDIQALFCIDDRECSLRRYLEEINPGIDTFGAAGFFGIDFLYQGLDDAYPVAQCPNVIVPKHLIKETNKQTENGKKNHGNHLSDLHFTPHSMLRGWLYTQTLGLGYALRMAWNVFRPSNKLPNIKTLSEVDSHSHLHLLRESDEPNEDGYLLGFSFEEMAERVSGLLRNIGLTQNFAPLVVVVAHGSSSVNNPHLAAYDCGACAGKPGAPNARAFAWMANHDSVRAILREKGIVIPDSTRFVAALHNTSRDEVTYFDMHLLEEQPVPGLQTYLKNFQVTMNKALQRNAYERCRWFELSPQTASAEKAHKHVKERASSIFEPRPEYNHSNNLYCVIGRRSLTRDLFLDRRAFLHSYEPATDPHGDILVRILSAAIPVCGGINLEYLFSRIDNSVYGAGTKLPHNVIGLLGVANGVEGDLRTGLPSQMIEVHEPARLLIVVEQSTEVLNKAVAKLGELREWIDNDWVRFVSCHPGNRKMYLYGSKGWETIHLPDDYQVPDAPRSEQVFAGQTETIPVHRLIRRHA, from the coding sequence ATGAACAACCGTGAACAACCGGAAAATACGGAACATTCTTCTATTGGGAATCGTTCCGCGGCATTCGACATCGCCGGCGCGATCGAACATATCGCCCATTGGCTGCCGACCCAGGGGCCGATCAAGGATTTCATCCACCACAATACCTTGCATGCCGTCCAGCATTTGCCCTTTCACGAAGGCGTCGCGGTCGCGGCCAAGGTTTTCGGTGCCCGCAGCTATCTGCCGCTGGCGGAATACCAAGCGATGTATCGCAATGGCCGTATCAAGGACTTCGCGATCGACTGGGCATTGCAACATACCGGTTATGCGGAAGAAGCCCAACGACAATTGCGGGAACGTTTGTTCGCCCACGACGATGTCAGTCATTATCCGCCGCTTTCGCTCGCCAACCATGGTATCCGCAATGCCTGGATCAACCGGCTCGAAGTCGACCTGAATTCGTTGGCGCACCCGGTAGTATTCCGCCTGCTGAGCAATTTTTTGGATCAAGGCATCAGCCGCTGGAGCCTGGCCAAGGACGGCGAACGCTTCTGGGAATGCGTGTTGCGGCTGGCGCAAAACAGTTTATTGCCGCTCTATCCTCTGAATGAACCGGGTATACGGGAACTGTTGAGCGACAATGCCGAAGACGTCATCAATAGTTGTTTGGACAAAATCGTCGGCGACCCAACGCTTTATCAACAATACGTATTGGAAATGCAACTGGCCCATCCCGGTTGGTCCGGCATGGTCCGCATCATCGAACAAACTCCGGAAGCGCTGCTTTCCCGGCGCGAAATATCCTTGAAGGAAATGATCGCGCTGGAACTGGCCGTGGAATTGGCCTTTATCCTGAAGAAGAAAGGCTTGCATTTTCCCCGCGTCGGCGACATGCCCCAGTTGAATGACGTGCCGTTACTGAAAAATGGCGCCTTGCGTCCGAAAATCCCGCAACATCTGAAAGTCTGGCATGAGGCGATGGAATGGTCGCTGCACAGCGAATTATTGCAGGCCTTGAAGGACGAACCAAAACCCGAAAACGGCGAGAAAAGTCAGCCGGACATTCAGGCGCTATTCTGCATCGACGATCGCGAATGCTCGTTGCGGCGTTATCTGGAGGAAATCAATCCGGGCATCGACACTTTCGGCGCGGCCGGCTTTTTCGGCATCGATTTTCTCTATCAAGGCTTGGACGATGCCTACCCTGTGGCGCAATGCCCCAATGTCATCGTGCCGAAGCATTTGATCAAGGAAACGAATAAGCAGACGGAAAACGGCAAAAAGAACCATGGCAATCATCTGAGCGACCTGCATTTCACGCCCCATTCCATGCTCCGCGGTTGGCTTTATACCCAAACTTTGGGACTGGGTTATGCGCTGCGCATGGCCTGGAATGTGTTCCGCCCCAGTAACAAGCTGCCCAACATCAAGACGCTCAGCGAGGTCGACTCGCATTCCCATCTGCATCTTTTGCGGGAATCCGACGAACCGAACGAAGACGGTTATCTGCTGGGATTTTCCTTCGAAGAGATGGCGGAGCGGGTGAGCGGATTACTGCGCAACATCGGGTTGACCCAAAATTTCGCGCCGTTAGTGGTGGTCGTCGCGCACGGTTCCAGCAGTGTCAACAACCCGCACCTGGCCGCCTATGACTGCGGCGCTTGCGCCGGCAAACCGGGCGCACCCAATGCCCGCGCCTTTGCCTGGATGGCCAACCATGATTCGGTGCGCGCCATCCTGAGGGAAAAAGGCATCGTGATTCCCGACTCGACCCGCTTCGTGGCCGCCTTGCACAATACCAGCCGCGACGAAGTGACCTATTTCGACATGCATCTGTTGGAAGAGCAACCGGTTCCGGGCCTGCAAACCTACTTGAAAAATTTTCAGGTGACCATGAACAAGGCTTTGCAGCGCAATGCCTACGAACGCTGCCGCTGGTTCGAATTGAGTCCGCAAACGGCGTCCGCGGAGAAAGCGCACAAGCATGTCAAGGAACGCGCTTCCTCGATCTTCGAACCGCGCCCGGAATACAACCATTCCAACAATTTGTATTGCGTCATCGGGCGCAGGTCGTTGACGCGGGACTTGTTTCTCGACCGCCGCGCCTTTCTGCATTCCTACGAACCCGCAACCGACCCGCACGGCGACATTCTGGTCCGGATTCTGTCGGCGGCGATCCCGGTCTGCGGCGGCATCAATCTCGAGTATTTGTTTTCCCGCATCGACAATTCGGTCTACGGGGCCGGCACCAAGCTGCCCCACAACGTCATCGGCCTGCTCGGCGTCGCCAATGGCGTCGAAGGCGATCTGCGCACTGGCCTGCCGTCGCAAATGATCGAAGTACACGAACCGGCCCGCTTGCTGATCGTGGTCGAACAAAGCACCGAGGTATTGAATAAAGCCGTGGCCAAGCTGGGCGAACTAAGAGAATGGATCGATAACGATTGGGTCAGGTTCGTCTCTTGCCACCCCGGCAACCGGAAAATGTACTTGTACGGCAGCAAGGGCTGGGAAACGATCCATTTGCCGGATGATTATCAGGTTCCCGATGCCCCTCGCTCGGAGCAAGTCTTCGCCGGCCAAACGGAAACCATCCCCGTCCACCGTTTAATCAGGAGACACGCATGA
- a CDS encoding SulP family inorganic anion transporter, with protein sequence MNDSITSLPKTGIRGLAENWRSDLLSGFLVFLIALPLCLGIAMASGFPPMAGIITAIVGGLVVSRISGSYVTINGPAAGLIVVILDAVQTLGQGDAMAGYRYTLAAIVVASILQVLLGVFRAGKLSAFFPTSVVHGMLAAIGIIIMVKQVHTLLGVKPEASSLFGAIGEIPHSVLYMNPEVALIGLLGLILMVIWAFMKNPWLKMIPAPILVVAMGFALGQYFDLDHVHQYLIPTASEILPQHQYTVGPNFLVAVPENFLAGFYFPDFSKIGSYEFWIAVVSICLVGSLESLLSAAAVDKLDPHKRSSDLNRDITAVGIGNTVCGLIGGLPMIAEIVRSSANINNGAKTAWANFFHGAFLLIFVALFPKLIHEIPLASLAALLVYTGFRLASPKEFAKTLAVGWDSFAVFVITIVSVLATDLLIGVAIGIVVEFFFHVTRGLKWHNVFSMAYHVRQTDEDTYHIAVSGSAVFSNIISLKTMVSTLPEQKIIYFDLSDSDLIDHTVMEFIHHFAEDYQHAGGVCRIMGLDKHRAYSAHPLAARRKHAT encoded by the coding sequence ATGAATGACTCGATAACTAGCTTGCCTAAAACAGGCATTCGCGGACTGGCCGAGAACTGGCGTAGCGACCTGCTATCCGGCTTTTTGGTGTTTTTAATCGCCTTGCCGCTGTGTCTGGGGATCGCGATGGCTTCGGGCTTCCCGCCCATGGCGGGTATCATCACCGCGATCGTCGGCGGACTCGTGGTGTCCCGGATCAGCGGTTCTTACGTGACTATCAACGGCCCGGCCGCCGGTCTGATCGTCGTGATCCTCGATGCGGTACAAACCCTGGGCCAGGGCGATGCGATGGCCGGTTACCGTTATACCTTGGCGGCGATCGTCGTCGCCAGTATCCTGCAAGTGCTGTTGGGCGTTTTCAGGGCCGGCAAGCTGAGCGCGTTTTTTCCGACCTCGGTGGTGCACGGCATGTTGGCCGCGATCGGTATTATCATCATGGTCAAACAGGTCCATACGTTATTGGGGGTGAAGCCGGAAGCCTCCTCCTTGTTCGGCGCCATCGGCGAGATTCCCCATTCGGTGCTTTACATGAATCCGGAAGTCGCCTTGATCGGCCTGCTGGGTTTGATATTGATGGTCATTTGGGCGTTTATGAAAAACCCGTGGCTGAAAATGATTCCGGCGCCGATTCTGGTCGTCGCCATGGGGTTTGCCTTGGGCCAGTATTTCGATCTGGACCATGTGCATCAATATTTGATTCCGACCGCCAGCGAGATTCTGCCGCAGCATCAATATACCGTGGGGCCTAATTTTCTGGTGGCGGTTCCGGAAAATTTTCTGGCCGGATTTTACTTTCCCGATTTCTCCAAAATTGGCAGTTATGAATTCTGGATCGCAGTCGTTTCCATTTGCCTGGTCGGCAGCCTGGAAAGTTTGCTGAGCGCGGCCGCGGTGGATAAGCTGGACCCGCATAAACGCAGTTCCGATTTGAATAGGGATATCACCGCCGTCGGTATCGGTAACACGGTTTGCGGTTTGATCGGGGGCTTGCCGATGATCGCGGAGATTGTGCGTAGTTCGGCGAATATCAACAACGGCGCGAAAACCGCTTGGGCCAACTTTTTTCACGGCGCATTTCTGTTAATCTTCGTGGCGCTGTTCCCGAAACTGATCCACGAAATTCCATTGGCATCGTTGGCGGCCTTGTTGGTCTATACCGGTTTTCGCCTGGCTTCGCCCAAGGAATTCGCCAAAACCCTGGCCGTCGGTTGGGACAGTTTCGCCGTGTTCGTCATTACCATCGTCAGCGTGTTGGCGACCGATTTGCTGATCGGCGTCGCCATCGGTATCGTCGTGGAGTTTTTCTTCCATGTGACGCGCGGTTTGAAATGGCACAACGTTTTTTCAATGGCCTATCATGTGCGTCAAACCGATGAAGATACTTACCACATCGCGGTTAGCGGTTCGGCGGTATTTTCCAATATCATCAGTTTGAAAACCATGGTTTCCACTTTGCCGGAACAAAAAATCATCTATTTCGATCTGAGCGATTCGGACCTGATCGATCATACCGTGATGGAATTCATCCACCACTTTGCCGAGGATTATCAGCATGCCGGCGGTGTTTGTAGAATCATGGGATTGGATAAGCACCGCGCGTATTCCGCTCATCCTTTGGCGGCACGGCGCAAACATGCGACTTGA
- a CDS encoding YceI family protein: MKKILFSLLSGWLFAVSAQAADTYTIDSRHTFPGFEISHLGFSVQRGRFNSTRGKVTLDPDAGKGSLDIAVDAASIDTGLKDLEEHLRAEDFFDVARYPRLVFKSNQLHFRNKKLVAVNGQLTMHGVTKPVELKVDHFHCGINPIALKSVCGANAFGTIKRSDFGIDKYVPMLADEVKLVIQVEAVKD, from the coding sequence ATGAAAAAAATCCTTTTCTCCTTGCTGTCGGGCTGGCTATTTGCCGTTTCCGCGCAAGCCGCCGATACTTACACCATCGATTCCCGCCATACCTTTCCCGGTTTCGAAATCAGTCATCTGGGGTTTTCGGTGCAACGGGGCCGCTTTAACAGCACCCGCGGCAAGGTCACGTTGGACCCCGACGCCGGCAAGGGTAGCCTCGATATCGCCGTCGACGCGGCCTCCATCGATACCGGTTTGAAAGACCTTGAAGAGCATCTGCGCGCCGAGGACTTTTTCGATGTTGCCCGCTATCCCAGGCTGGTTTTTAAATCGAACCAGCTCCATTTCCGAAACAAGAAACTGGTGGCCGTCAACGGCCAATTAACTATGCATGGCGTCACCAAGCCGGTGGAATTGAAGGTGGATCATTTTCATTGCGGCATCAATCCGATCGCGTTAAAAAGCGTCTGTGGCGCCAATGCCTTCGGCACGATCAAACGTTCCGATTTCGGTATCGATAAATATGTGCCGATGCTGGCCGACGAGGTCAAATTGGTCATTCAGGTCGAAGCGGTCAAGGATTGA